The following is a genomic window from Bufo gargarizans isolate SCDJY-AF-19 chromosome 10, ASM1485885v1, whole genome shotgun sequence.
cgatctcatatattagttgcattaaatgaactttgcacgatattcaaatttttggagtttcacctgtatactacagagccgtcccatagaagtgaatggggcggctTGTACCTACAGCTGCTGGCAATTAACAGAGAGCAGGTGAACAAACCAGGGAAAGGCAGCGCTTGCAAGGAGCGCGGCaaccagctgatcgtcaggggtgcagggtgttggaccccctctgatattgatgacctatcctgaggacaggtcatctataagaataacttggacaacccctttaacaaacttTTGTAAGGAGGGGGATTGGAAAAAACTATATTCAGAAGGGCAGCTTACTGGAGACCAGGTACGTGAAtggccttaaagggcttgtctgggCCACAGAAGAAGCTCAGTCTTATTGTTTTACGTCTAGTTCATTGTCCACTTAGATTTCCAGCTTGCTTTGGCCACCAGCTGATTTTGGCAGGGGTCATGGGAGCCAAATTCAGAATGGCTTCCCTGTTAAAATTATTGATGGTTCTTCATTACGTTTTCTGCGCTAAATTGCCCAAAAGATGATGCGAATTGTAGTATTTCAATAACTGTAGAGCTGTAAATACCTTGCTACAGACTTTTCATCTTTTGTAAATGTCCTCCTCACCTTCTCCCTGCAGCCGAGTTAGCGCAGAAAGCCAGAAAGGAGATTGCGGACTATTTATCTACTGGGAAGGATGAGAGGGCGAGGATCCGGGTGGAGCACATTATCCGAGAAGACTACCTGGTGGAAGCCATGGAGATCCTAGAATTGTACTGTGATCTGCTCCTGGCCCGATTTGGATTAATTCAGTCCATGAAGTAAGTCTGCATTTGGTTTGTGAATGCCACGTTGCTAATAGAGAGCAATAGAGAGGAACTGTAAAAGTCTTGCATTTACTTCAATGTCTTTGGTCCAATCCTGACTCTGTCTAAACACGCTGTTCCTAGTATtctgtgtgaatccagcctaggATTGCATGGCGTAAAACTCCAGTAATACTGCCCAGGTGGGTAACTATATATAAAAATCTGTCTATTTCCAGGGAGCTGGATCCGGGCCTGGGTGAAGCGGTCTCCACACTGATATGGGCGGCTCCTCGTCTGCAGACTGAAGTGTCTGAACTGAAAATAGTGAGTCCTTCATACACCTGTTAtattgcatgtgaaatgtaaaatACAAAGACGTTCCTGGGTTCGGGATGATAGAACTGCTGCACTGTGTGAATGGGTGCTTTACACCCAATCGCTGGGTCTGACACTACATCTCTCTTACCGCAGGTGGCCGATCAGCTGTGTGCCAAGTATAGTAAAGAATACGGCAAACTGTGCCGGACAAACCAGATTGGAACCGTCAACGACCGGGTGAGTTCTAGTGTCACCGGGTGCTTATTATACGGGAGAAGGCAATATCTAATTTTggaaaccattttattttttagctgaTGCACAAGCTGAGCGTGGAGGCTCCTCCAAAAATCCTTGTGGAGAGGTACCTCATAGAGATTGCTAAGAACTACAACGTGCCCTACGAGCCAGATTCTGTGGTTTTGGTAGGTGAAGATTTGCTCTCATTTGTCTACTAAAGGAGTCCTTAAGCATCGCTGCCTCTTGTCTGCCATCTTCTAAATGGCTGTTGGTAATGTAGCGGTGATGTACTGTGTACAGTCTTCTTTAGGAAAGGTCTTGTATACAGTGGACTCTCTGCTTTGTCCGGGGACCTGGTAAGTCCACAGAATTTACCAAAATTTCAGTGTGGGAATTTTAGATGGAGTTCCAGCTGTTCCTCGTACAATGGATACTGAGActgccaggttcctgcatagtcctcTCGTATGGCCTTGTCCATCAAGGAGAGGTACGGGTtggcagagaaagcaggaggagcaagagtgcacAAAGTGGCGCGGGCCCGCCCGTGGtgcactttcacacctgcatttttcctttccggtattgagagctgtcataggatctcaatacttcATTgtcatggggacaaaactgaactgaaaggAACGGAgtacaccagaatgcattccgtctGATTGCGTTCCCATGCTGGACAGAAAAACGCAGCAAGCTGaagttttctttccatcatgggatgcggagcaatactgatccggcatgaaacacaatgggaGTCAGTGGTGCCAGAtccattttctcggacacaaaacggatctgtcccccattgacttacaatggttttacgtGCCGGTTcggtcatggctattttagagataatacaactggatccgttcataatggatgcagccggttgtattatctagaTAGAAGAATTCTgccgatccatgacggatccagcagaaatgcagatgtgaaaatagccttaaaaGGTGATCTGGGCctagttttgtaaaaaaaatgctgtgtgtgTGTACCACCTGCATCGTAAAAGTAGAAAGGCTGTGTAATGACGAGTCTGACAATAGATTACAGGTGAGCAGCGGCTTGGGCACATAGTTACTCTACTGGTGGTTAGAGTCCTCCAGGAGAATTGCACTGGGCTCTTTGGCTGTGTTTGCAGTAACAATGATGGCTGTTAATTATTTGCATATTAAGCTGTGTCTAAGATGTAAGATCCTCCTGTGAGctcactgtgcatgtgcagagaGAGGACTGTGCCTAAACCGGAAGTTACTAGTAACGGAGAACCAGTGCGATCTGCGCATGCGTGACCACCTACACAAAGTGTCACTGGTGGAAAATTTTTgccaagattattattattattttttttagatcaaTTGAGTTTTTTctgttaccctaagttcacatcTGCAACCGCCTGCTGAAGTTAACCGTATCCAGAATATCCAGATAATGCTGTGAACCACCGGGGATCCGGCCACTTCCCACCATAGTGCCGGCTTTTGTGTAGACAAATGGttgtacatgcaggactttttatatTCTGTAAGGCTGCGGGGAAAGGTTATCTGGTGGTATGTGGCGTTATCCACCTATGCTGGATAAGGTGATCTCGGGCAGGCTTTTCCTCTGCTGGATTTCACAACGTAGATGTGAACGTAACCAAAGTGGGAATATCcttttaactgctcatttgcatatgtattaaaagtAACTTTTCTCCAGACTGAAGCTCTGGGTTGGAAAGGGGCAGGTATAGTTGCACTCAAACCAGGCACATTGCACTGTAGGGCTAGCTTGGCTAACAGTTAtattctgctgacagattccctttaaacatcaATGTGATCCCCTAAGGCCTGTGTGAACGTGATTCCCCCGTTATGGACACCgctgatttagggctcatgcacacgaccgttgttttgcgatccattgttccgtatctgagtttatTTCATTTTTCTCTGATTCAAGTCCTCTTCCCTTCAGTtactgcacaaaacatatccgtatggtttccgcatttgatcagttttttgcggatcgtatacagaaacagtaacttattaatcaccaaacacatgagcaatatgggcggctgggcatagcatttctacagtatggatccgcaaattacggatgtgttcagtgtgcgttctgtattttttggcggacctattgacttgaatgacccgtgatttgcggacaataataggacatgcactacttttttgcggagcggacaaactgaaacggaatgcgcacggagtaacttctgtattttttacagccccattgaagtgaatgggtttgcaaaaaatggaacggaagcggaaagaaaatacgtttgtgtgcatgagcccttataatgcGGTGTGTCCCtgcatgaccttacttctacaaAATTATACGGACAGCATTATCTCGGTACTTACAGCATGATTTCTACACAGGACGCACTCGTCTCAAACAGCCCTTGTGGCTCATGCTCACGACCGTTGAATGTTTTGtgttccgcaaactgcggatctgcaaaacgctgATACCGGCCGTGTGATTTCTGCCTTTTAAGGAACGGCCGGCCCCTAATACAACTTTCCTATcttttgtctgtaatgcggataaTAGTaggccatgttctattttttggcagaacggccatgtggacACAATGCacacagtttattttatttatttttgcagacctattttAGTGAATCGTTCCACAtacaaactgcaaaaaaatggaacggacacagaaaaaaatactAAGGATCAGCGCTGGTCGGGCCCTTCTGCCACTGATGGCGCATCACAGCTGCAGTTTATAAGCTATTATAGACCTCTGAGGACAGTAATTGTCTGCAGAGGTAACATGCTGGTTTAGACATCTGAGGAcagcaattggctgcagtggtcatttgCTGGTATAGACCACAGAGGACTGTAATTGGCTGTGGCTGCCATGTGATGTGGTGTGGCAGGTGGACTGGACCAGTGCTAGAGAAAAGGTTGagtataacattttttattttaggctaaaGGAGGTtttttttccaagacttttaatTATCTAAGACCATGGTGCACAAcctttcctggttgggggccacattgtcagcctgaaccaattccaagggccgaaaataaaacttaaaggggtattaccaactgaaatactgtatttttggcatattgaacatacagtatattctaTAAATGTTTAGTTAcagttccaggactcccatctaatagaATACATGTAAGAAGCCATAAGACATACATGTCTTTTACCAGAtgtttgggggccgcacagaatggtatagagagccgcatgtggcccccgggctgcaggttgtgcacccctgatctaagaCGACCCtattttaaaggtgttttccagctTTTTGTACTTCTTACATTTGACATCCAGCCAGCTGTACCTGTTGATCAGTTCCTTCTGAGCTGCTCCTTTGCGACTCACTTCTGGTGTCTGTCCTATGAACTTCTGGACAGATGTGGTGATGTGCACCACTGCagctgaagggttaaacagaattagctgtgtgatctgtatgaaggacaaggttgggtgacatcatattgaagggtgactatgtatacatttacctactgtctttataaggaaagtttctagtcagcattattataatgagagctgtataaggaactgctactattgtaatgagagctcagctattcttgtatgtatgcttgaaagtatataaggccctgtacgacgaacaataaatagaactgttattGACATCATACggcatctgtcattgacacgttctccagacgtctgtcttcggggacacagaaaggaatcacggtgcaCAGAGAGAAGGATAATATTCTTTCAGCAGCCAGTTAGTTTCAGTAGTGATGTGACCCCCCAAGCAGGACATCCGGAAATTCACAGCGTGGGGAGATAGGCATGGAGGCAGGAAGCAAGTGAGTGGTGGGTGTTgtctttattatatttttttttcatttttttttttactggtacaggTTGCTGACCTTGAATTTTAAAAACTGCAAAAAGCTGGATCCCCCCCCTTTAAGGAGCAGAATCTGACATGCTAAAAATTCTGATCCACACTACtgctgataataataataatagctctACAAAAGTTGTCCTGCTCTCCCCAACCCGGTGCTGTCAGCAGgttgctgtttttattttctaaagtttTGAGCAGCGATGCTTAAAAATTTTCTGCAAAAATGAGCTGAATTCTGGTTACAGTTTGGAAAGACAATGCAGAATAACTAAGAATGTTCTGAAGCTTAGAAGGTATAGAGGCCTCgcctgtatacagtatatctatGTTCTCAGTAACAGTTCGCGTGTCAGCTCGTTGAGTCCTACCACTAAACGTCTAGATTGGGATATGAGATAATTAATAGAATTTAAGGAATTACTAATCTCCAGTTTACATTTTAAGGCTGAGGTTCCCACAGGCGTGGAGGCAGATCTTATAGATGTTGGCTTTTCGGACGACATAAAAAAAGGAGGCGGAGGAGGGGGTGGAGGATTTGGAGTACCATTGCCAACCATGCCAGCTATGCAGATGCCCACCCCTACTATTCCATTCAGTTACCCTGCACCTGGCGGACCGGTATGTATGTGATCCTACTGGCTGATATCTAACGTCATTGGCATTGAGTATAATTTCAGTACTGTACCTGTAACAGTTTTATATGGGCACTTGTTAGCCTCGCGTGCAGTAATTGGTAACTTGGTAAGATATATTTAAAGGTGCTTTCTGAATTATGCTAAAATCATACTACTAAAtgccttaaaataaataaataaaactccatACACCCCTGCCGGCGTCCTTGCACGCTTTATATACAAGACTGCAGCAGTGACGTGCAGGTATACGGCATCTGACTGCAGCAGGAACTGCTggtaaaaatgtattccttttgaTAAGGTTttgtatattttgttattttaggtTGTTTTATTGGTTGTATTCTTTCGTACAATAGTCATAGTTGTCACAGACGTGGCCTATTCTGTGTGGCTTGGGTCAGGCAGAATATGTA
Proteins encoded in this region:
- the IST1 gene encoding IST1 homolog isoform X2; this translates as MLGSGFKSERLRVNLRLVINRLKLLEKKKTELAQKARKEIADYLSTGKDERARIRVEHIIREDYLVEAMEILELYCDLLLARFGLIQSMKELDPGLGEAVSTLIWAAPRLQTEVSELKIVADQLCAKYSKEYGKLCRTNQIGTVNDRLMHKLSVEAPPKILVERYLIEIAKNYNVPYEPDSVVLAEVPTGVEADLIDVGFSDDIKKGGGGGGGGFGVPLPTMPAMQMPTPTIPFSYPAPGGPETYNGPPVGIYQPFGNQNPPAMGMGPPPIPSLPPTYDSIGDRAPEANAPPQDGNALPVAKPRTKIQDNFVLPELPSVPDTLPAASAGAATSSSEDIDFDDLSRRFEELKKKT
- the IST1 gene encoding IST1 homolog isoform X1; translation: MLGSGFKSERLRVNLRLVINRLKLLEKKKTELAQKARKEIADYLSTGKDERARIRVEHIIREDYLVEAMEILELYCDLLLARFGLIQSMKELDPGLGEAVSTLIWAAPRLQTEVSELKIVADQLCAKYSKEYGKLCRTNQIGTVNDRLMHKLSVEAPPKILVERYLIEIAKNYNVPYEPDSVVLAEVPTGVEADLIDVGFSDDIKKGGGGGGGGFGVPLPTMPAMQMPTPTIPFSYPAPGGPQETYNGPPVGIYQPFGNQNPPAMGMGPPPIPSLPPTYDSIGDRAPEANAPPQDGNALPVAKPRTKIQDNFVLPELPSVPDTLPAASAGAATSSSEDIDFDDLSRRFEELKKKT